CTTGATACAACATGATTAATCTAATTATACGGAAAGTTTTGAATGACTATGTTGCTTTCATTAACGACTTCAAATACCAGTTCTCTCCAAATGTGGATGAATTTGAACAAGAAAGCAGTCGAAATCGCTCGTGACAAATTGGTGGATTCAATTACCAGTTTCATGGTGCAGGGTGCCGCTTAGAGAAAGACGGTATAGTATGTGAATTTGATTTTATGCCTACAAATGAATATTCCATAAAGTTCAGCCTTTGGAAAATGCGTGAATTTATTTTGACCAATAAAGCATATGGAATAGTTAAATTGGAGGAGTCTGAATTACATGAGGTACTATATCCACTCGTTGGAGATGGGACTATTGTCAAATTGGTATTGGGGGGCGTAGTTTGGGAGATATACCAGATTTAATTCTATTTCTTTTTTGCGGGTAACTCGGGCACTTGAACAAATCATAGACTCGTGGGGCAAACCGCTTTGTTTGAGCGTAGATAATGGGCCTGAATTCATCAGTCATCATTTTGAACTCTGGTGTCAATAACTTCCAGAGATTTATCTATTGTCCACCTTATTTTTGCACTAAATTCCACTTGCAGCAACAATTCTTTGTATTCAAAAAAAGTAAGTTGATCATTTTCGCTAAAACCTGTGCTGACATTCTCATTAATTGGAAGAATTATCAATATAAGTTACTTGTCTACTTGTTTTTTTACTAATAATTTTAGTAATTTTGAATTTATTATTGTATATTTGCCTGATAACCAATTTTTAAATGTTATGGCTAGATCAAAAAAACATTTGGGTAAGTATGTAGATCCACGTACCGATTTCGGTTGGAAATTTTATTTTGGTAGGGAGGACAACAAAATCTTACTGATAGAGTTTCTCAATAGTCTATTTCATGGAGAGAAGATAATTTCGGATCTAAGATATAAGCCTGTAGAACATGATGGTGATTATAAGGAAATGCGTCGTGTTGTATTTGATTTACATTGTATCGGCAGCGATGGTGAGGTTTTCATCATTGAGATGCAGCAGCTCTTTCAAGAATTTTTTAAGGACCGCGCGGTGTACTATACCTCACGTCTCATCAATAAACAATTAGCGCGAGGTAAGAAGGGTAGTGATTATTACCTACCTGAGGTTTACTTTATTGGTATTTTGGAGTTTGACATGGATAGAAATGGAGGTTCCGGTATATCCCGTGTCACAGAACGCCCTTATTTCTATGATGTGGCGCTGTGTGACAAATTGACCAGAGAAATATTCTATGATAAATTGGGATATAAAATGATTTCGCTCCCATTATTTAATAAACAGCCAGAAGAACTAAAGACAGTTATGGATCAGTGGTTGTACTTACTTAAACACTTGAGTACCATGGATAGATTGCCAACGTTTTTGGATAAAAGAATATTTGGTCTTATCTTTGAGATAGGAGAGATAGGTAAATTAACGGAGGAGGAGCTAATGTCATACGAAGCAAGTTTAAAACATAAGCGTGATGCTGAGAGCGTATTTAATTCGGCCAAGAAATCCGGAGAAGCTTTAGGTCACGCTAAGGGTCTAGCAGAAGGTAAAGCTAAAGGTCTAGCAGAAGGTAAAGCTAAAGGTCTAGCAGAAGGTAAAGCTAAAGGTCTAGCAGAAGGAGAGCGTAAAAAAGCTCTTGAGACTGCTAAAGCATTTAAGGAAATGGGGCTACCTATAGCTGATATTGCTAAAGGCACTGGACTTTCTGTTGAAGAGGTTGAAAAGCTCTAGAGTTCGCTATTTGGGGACAGTCTGGGTAGTCCAGCTTATTCAATTTTTGATTAAGTCTTCCCGAGTTATCTGTATGGCTTCTATGTATTCAGCAGTGCTGATGTAACTGTTGAATAATTGTATCTAAATTCTCTATTCAGGTCGCTAATAATATGGATTTTCATTATAGATTATATTAGTCAATCAATGCCAGTCGTAATAACAAAAACGACATTGTTTTCCTGTTGGAGTTCTGGCTTGCTTCCCATTATTGGGACAGTAATTAAAAAAATTCAGAAGCATGATCACGCATATACGAGTTACTGTATCTTCATTAAATTTCTCTAGTCCATTATTCAATAAATTTAGTGCATTTTCGTCTCTGGTTAGCCATCCAGCTTTAAGTAAGCTCTCTTTATTTTATCTAAACATTGTTATTGTTCTTTTGTGCATGGGGAATAATTCTCACTGTTTAATTCATTACTACACCAAATGACCTATATTTTAAAGAATTTTCTGAGCATTTTATACCCGTACAATCAGCCACAACACGGTTTGAGCGATTTATGCTATATACTCGCAAGTTAAACGGATATTTAGGACGGAAACAATTTCTCTGGAGTTTAATTATAAAACCTTTCTTTCGTGGAGATAGTTTTCAAACAACATCAGATAGGAATTATCGTTCTTACCAATAATCTTGAAACCCACGCTTAAATAACGCACCTATTGAAGTTCGTAGGGCTGTATTAAGTTCCGCATAACCTACAAGACCAGAACCCTCCACGATATTTTTCCAAGGTATTACTTTACCATTCCTAAAAATTTCTTCATCGTAAGGATATTGTTCATTTTCGTAATTATAGATTGCCCGATTCGCTTCGGGAAGGTTTTTTAAAAAATCAATTTTCTTCAACGCTTCTTCATGCGATAGTAGCTTAGCCTTTTTTAGATTACTTTTATCAGTTTCCTCCCTGTCAAGGTGAAAGAAGGGGAGGAATGCAACGAAAACGCTGTCATAATAATCTTCAAAATGTTTTTTTATTGCACCTTCATAAGGATATAATTTTTCTTGGTCAAATATGTTGCCCATAAAATCTTGGTTAATAATGAATAGCTTTTATATCAAATCTAATATATGTAATTTGATGGAGAGCTGAAAATTTAAGAAAGTCGCCCAAACCTTTGAAACAAAGAATATATCATATCTGCCGCTCAGGGGCGAATGAGCTTCTCTTAATTGGAAAATTGGGTACAGTTTATTGGTCAGTTTCGAAAACTTATGGGTATTCAATTCGGGCAATTCTAACCTAACTAAGATAAAAGCGAGAGGTTTCAATGCCTGAAAGATTCACAAAGCATCTATTTTATAATTTGTTGAATGCGTATATTTGAGAGCTATGTACAATAATACTAACACACCTTGACAGTAGTAGAAAATTATAAAACTGAACTCGATTTAGTTCGACAGAATCCGCAATTGTTATACCATTATCGCTTTGACAAAGATGCAATAGATTCAAAACACTTTGACCGGTTAAGACTCAATATTGCGATTTACAATGACCTTAAGCAAACGGACTATGAAATCGTAAAATATCTATTTAATGAAGAAAAGGAGTGGCGAAAATATGGAAAAGACGGAGAAGTTGATAATTTATATTTCTGCGCCTTCATACTGACACTTTTTAATTCCCCTGAAACCGTCTGGTTGTTTTTCGAAGCTAAAAATATCGATTTTGACAGCGGAATTGGATTTGATGGCGAATATTTGGTTTCGGCAGGAATTAAAGAAACCTACCAATATTTAAAATCAGCTGACAACCCAAAGAAAACTGAACTGTTAAAGTATATTGGAGAAACGGAAGAAAGCTGTATTTATTCGCAAGAAGACATTGACGATTGGAAAGAACATAAAAAGTCCTATTTCAAATCTTACAAATTTCCAATTCAAGATGAGCTGTATTTTCTCTATTCGACAGATGAACGAGAACTATTTTTGAAGAAACTACCTGAATGGATCGATCAAGAAAGAGCATGGACTTGTAACGAATTAAGTTTATATAGAACATACGCGAAATATGCAGACGACAAGGTTTTAGAAATTGAAGCATTCAAATTGACACTCAAAAAAAATGATAAAGATTTTCTAACCGACATCTATAACCGACAATTGGCAGAGTTATATGTAGAGACTGGTGAAAATACTAAAGCTCTTGAAATCCTTGAGCGCATAATAAATGCAGCAGATAACAGAAATATTGTACGAGATTGCATTGAACAACTTTGCCGGATAATTATTAGCGCAAATAGCTCATCAGACGAGATAGCTAAGCAATCATATCATATTATAAAAGTTCAATATAAAAAGTACAGAAATTTTTCACCAATGGTGGACGGTTTAATTAAGGACGTTACAGAAATCATGGGGGAGGAAAAAATTACTGCACACAACAGCAACTTGCCAAAAGCGGGGCGTCAGTGGTGGCAAAGGCTTTTTGGCTCTGAATAAACTAAAGTAGTCAAGACTTAGTGTGAGAGTTGCAGTAAATTAACAATCTTACTGGAATTCTTTAATTTTGGGTGTACCTAGCCAGGGTAGATTACAATTAGTGTTTACATTTGTAATCTACCCTTAGAGGTTATATTAATTTTTTTTTAAAGTAAATTCGAGAATGGCCTCTTGTGTAATTTATAATTCTACCAAAAACTTGATACCCATTTTTTAGATAGAAATCTTCTGCCTGGAAATCGAACGTATCCAACACTGAAACCGTTGCGCCATTATTAATTGCAATATTTTCCATGTGTTTAAGGAGTTGTGAACCCAAACCTTTCTTTCTGTAGTCGTGATGGACCCATCCTCAGGGTTACTATAGAGCAGACAATGGTTGCTTATCCTAGAAAATGTGGTCGAATGTTCAGCATCAACATGGCTTATATAACCTATAGTTTTTAATGCCTTAGCTTATTGCTTCAATACCTACTCCAATCGCATTCTCTGAGTTTTTTAATAGCGTGTTATTTACCCCTAAAATTTTCACTATTGCAGCAATTTCGAAACTCCAATAGGCAAAGAATACATCATTTTTATCATTATCAAACCAATACGTTAATTTCATCTTTTTGTACCAAGTCTTATTGAGATACATTTTCCATTAGCTAGCTCCACCCAAAACTAAAGAATTTCAATCAGAATTGGTACTGCAATCCTGTTGGTGTTGACTGCCTCAAGGAAGAACAGATGATCTATGATTCGTAAAATTTACTCTTTTTCATTGTCCCTAATTTATAAAACTACATTAATAATCTTAGCTATTTTTAGGGGAGACTATTATTTCTGGATGTTGAAAACGGACTAGCCATCGAAAAGCTTTCTGTTACCGGATTTCTGACGATAAATGATCTAAGCACCAAAAAATATTTTACATTGACGGATCAGGTGTGGATGATCATGGAAGAACTTTTTGATAAAAGACGGTTGTCTTTATCCAAGAGTGGGTTGATCTGGTGTAATCGTGAGACTGACAATAATATCCGATGAGATAAAATAGCATTTCAGAATGAAATTATTATTAAGTGGCAAGTTTTGGATAAGATTTTCAGCGGAATGAACAACTATTATCTCATAATAATTTATGATCTTTAAACTAGATAAATGCCCAAAGCCGGTTATCTAGCTCAAGAGGACATCTAGCCAAAACTGCCTCCCTTTTCGGTCATAAGGGAGGCAGTTTTTGTTTAATTATTTACCTTTATTTCTTATTGAACTATTGGATCATCAGTTACGGTTTCGCGTAGCCATGACTTCTTTCAAACTCATACCTTAGCCTTACATATTGTAATCATCTTGAAAATTAATATCTGTAAACAGTAGCGTCCTGAATGTGATTTAAAAGTGGTGGTGAATGATATAGCAGGGAATGCTATATTTAGTTTGCTAAAACAGATCACAACCATGGTAAATATAAACGTATTTTCTAAGATTCTCTCGCTTATCGACCGCGAGCATTTCAATTTTTTGGTGCGCAAGCATAATTCAGACAAGCACCATAAAGGTATCAACAGCTGGACACATTTGGTAAGCATGCTTTTCTGCCATTTATCGTCTGCAGATTCGGTTAGAGACATCAGCAACGGTTTGCGGAGTACAACGGGCAATATGCGCCACATGGGTATCAGCAGGGTGCCCAGCAAGTCCAATCTGTCCTACATGAATGCGCATCGTGACCACGTGTTGTTTCGAGACCCATATGTGGAGTTATTGGACACGCTCTGGCAGAAGCAGACACAATCAAAATCCCTTTTTTATATTTTTTTAATAAGTGGTCAGCATCAGGTATGCTCACATTCCTTCTGATAATTTTAATCTGATTTAGAAATCCATTACTGTGTCCAAGCCGCGTTTGAGTCCCTTAAATGTATCTATTTTATTTAAAGCTATAAAAATGCCTTTAAGATAAGGTGCTGCGCCGCTTCCTGCTTCGTGTTTAATATTCAGTCTTTCGTCTTCCATACCAAAGATTGCTTCGACACCGAGTATATGACCCGGAAGGCGAACTGCGTGGACTTGAATGCCATTGACTGTAGCTCCCCTCGTTTCTTTATAACCAATGGTGTTTTCTACAGGCACATCCAAAACTGGTTTTTGAATCTTAGAAAGGCGATAGGCAAGTTCAGCAACTGTTCCACTTGGAGCATCTACCTTCTTCTGGGAAGCATAGTCTATTATTTCGAAGTGATCAATATATTTTGCTGCAGTTTCCGAAAATCTTTGTAACAAAACAGCCGTTATTGAAAAATTACCAGCGGCTAACACAGATACATTTTTTTCTTCTGCAAGCGAGCCGATCTCTTCATATTCCAGATCTGAAAGCCCCGATGTACCAACAATACTATTTTTTCCATTCTTAATTGAAGCTATAATATTTTCCTTTGCAATTTTTGGGGATGTAAAATCAATCAAAATATCAAAATCCACCTTTTCAATCGCTTTTTCAATTGAATCAAATAGCGGAATTACCGCTTGATCTAAACCTAAGATGTCCGATAAATTTTCTTCGGATCTTGAAAGCCCACCGACTAATGTATAATCTGAACTAGCCACGATCGCTTTGCTCAATTCTTTACCGACCCAACCTGTGGCTCCGGCTATAAAAACTTTTTTCACACTAATGTCTATTTTATTTATTCTACTTCAAATACAACCTGTAATTCTACAAATAAATTTTTCGGTATAAATGAGTGACCAAGTGCTACCATGTTCATTTTTTTCATGCCTACCGATATTGTTAAATTAAATTCAAGTTTATAGTTATCTATTAGACACTCGAATGTCTCATCCTTAAAAAAGAAAATGTAGTGTCTTTTGTTGTCTAAATCATCACTTGACTGTACAATCGGTTCAGGCAATTTCCCATCTAAGCCGCTAATTATTTCGTAGAATTGTCCCCATTCAAGTTGCTTCCAATTTATTCGATACTGTCCATAATAGTACCCCTCGTCATTGCAAGAGTTTAATGAACATTACAAAGTGATTTCAGCTTTTCAAAATCTTCGTCTACTTCAAAATGGGGATTTTTCTGAAGGTTTAGAGACAACGCTTTTTTAAAATCTTTACAAGCATTGCTCTCGTCACCAAGATCTAAATGGATGGACGCCCGATTAAAGTAACCCATAGCATAGTTCCTATTTGATTTTAAAGCTTTCTCTATTTCCACTAGTGCCTCTTTAGGTCTATTGGTTTCTCTATAGATATTCGCTCGATTGTTATAAAGTATATGAAGGTCTGGCTGATTAGGAAATTCATTTAGTAATTTATCATAGTCCACAAGCGCTTCTTCAAATAGTTTTAATTCCTTTTTAACGTTTATCAGATTTGCAAGCGACTTAAAATCTTTCGGCGATATTTTTAATTGTGCTATTAGATCATTTTTTGCGTTTTCATAATCTTTTAATCTGATATAAGAATATGCTCTGTCAAAATATATGTCCGTGTAGGATGGATTTATTTCAATTACCCTCGAATAGTCAAAAATTGCTTTGTCAAATGCAGCAACTTTTTTATAAACACATGCTCTAGCATAGAGCACATCGATGTTCATGGGAAAAAAATCCAGAAATTTTGAATAATCAGTTATTGCAAGGTCGTAATTTCCTCGAAACCGGTGAATGTTGCCTCTATTTACGTAGGTACCGGGTGAATTAGGATACAGATTTATTGCTTTATCGAAAGCTGAAAAAGCCTCGTCAAATTTTTCTTTTTTAGCATATTTTATACCTAGCGCATTTAATTCTTCTATGGTCTGGGCGCTCAAAATTTGACAGAACAAAATTATGACAATGAGCGAAAATATTTTTTTCATTTCTTGGGATATATAAAGCTAGATAATATGGGTTTGTGCGGACAATATACAAAAAGTTCCATAAATTATGTGTTGCAGGGTTACTACTTTTGTGCATTTTCCGAGTAATTATAAAAGTTACGCTAATTTATAAATCCACGGGGCGTGATGCATATCAGTGCTTCCATTCTATTCCATTAAGCTTTCCCATAACTATCCATTCTTTCAAAACCATAGCTTAGCGCTCGCAGTGTCTGAGATCATCCCTGAAAGTTCGTTTATGTAGGCCTAGCCATTCAGAGTATACTGTGACCAATTCTAAGGTTCCAATAGCGGCAATATTGTCCTAGTTACAATATTTTAGCGATGTATGAGCGAGCTCTATAGATATCTTTTGCGCGCTATAGCAGCTATGAGAATAAGATACAGGAAATGTTTAAGCGATCACAAATATTTAAATGGAAATTTTGTAAGTTTAATGCTAATACAACATTGAAAAAAATATAAACCAGTTATTTCTATGTGAGTCGAAAGCTGTTCGTTTGACTGCAGTTGGAAGCGACGGATACATTGACTGATTTTATACGGTCTCCATTGGACAAAATGAAAAAGCACATGTCCTTTTAGAATTTGAACAAAAAGCTTATTATAGAAATCAAAAAACATCACAATATGCGCACACTAGCCATTGCACTATTTTCAGTGGTATTTATTTTTTCGTATAACTCTTGTACTTCCATATCGCCAAAGT
The genomic region above belongs to Sphingobacterium zeae and contains:
- a CDS encoding DUF2711 family protein, which produces MGNIFDQEKLYPYEGAIKKHFEDYYDSVFVAFLPFFHLDREETDKSNLKKAKLLSHEEALKKIDFLKNLPEANRAIYNYENEQYPYDEEIFRNGKVIPWKNIVEGSGLVGYAELNTALRTSIGALFKRGFQDYW
- the dapB gene encoding 4-hydroxy-tetrahydrodipicolinate reductase; protein product: MKKVFIAGATGWVGKELSKAIVASSDYTLVGGLSRSEENLSDILGLDQAVIPLFDSIEKAIEKVDFDILIDFTSPKIAKENIIASIKNGKNSIVGTSGLSDLEYEEIGSLAEEKNVSVLAAGNFSITAVLLQRFSETAAKYIDHFEIIDYASQKKVDAPSGTVAELAYRLSKIQKPVLDVPVENTIGYKETRGATVNGIQVHAVRLPGHILGVEAIFGMEDERLNIKHEAGSGAAPYLKGIFIALNKIDTFKGLKRGLDTVMDF
- a CDS encoding Rpn family recombination-promoting nuclease/putative transposase → MARSKKHLGKYVDPRTDFGWKFYFGREDNKILLIEFLNSLFHGEKIISDLRYKPVEHDGDYKEMRRVVFDLHCIGSDGEVFIIEMQQLFQEFFKDRAVYYTSRLINKQLARGKKGSDYYLPEVYFIGILEFDMDRNGGSGISRVTERPYFYDVALCDKLTREIFYDKLGYKMISLPLFNKQPEELKTVMDQWLYLLKHLSTMDRLPTFLDKRIFGLIFEIGEIGKLTEEELMSYEASLKHKRDAESVFNSAKKSGEALGHAKGLAEGKAKGLAEGKAKGLAEGKAKGLAEGERKKALETAKAFKEMGLPIADIAKGTGLSVEEVEKL
- a CDS encoding tetratricopeptide repeat protein, whose translation is MKKIFSLIVIILFCQILSAQTIEELNALGIKYAKKEKFDEAFSAFDKAINLYPNSPGTYVNRGNIHRFRGNYDLAITDYSKFLDFFPMNIDVLYARACVYKKVAAFDKAIFDYSRVIEINPSYTDIYFDRAYSYIRLKDYENAKNDLIAQLKISPKDFKSLANLINVKKELKLFEEALVDYDKLLNEFPNQPDLHILYNNRANIYRETNRPKEALVEIEKALKSNRNYAMGYFNRASIHLDLGDESNACKDFKKALSLNLQKNPHFEVDEDFEKLKSLCNVH
- a CDS encoding PoNe immunity protein domain-containing protein; protein product: MYLNKTWYKKMKLTYWFDNDKNDVFFAYWSFEIAAIVKILGVNNTLLKNSENAIGVGIEAIS
- a CDS encoding DUF4372 domain-containing protein; this translates as MVNINVFSKILSLIDREHFNFLVRKHNSDKHHKGINSWTHLVSMLFCHLSSADSVRDISNGLRSTTGNMRHMGISRVPSKSNLSYMNAHRDHVLFRDPYVELLDTLWQKQTQSKSLFYIFLISGQHQVCSHSF
- a CDS encoding DUF6896 domain-containing protein, yielding MGGFNYQFHGAGCRLEKDGIVCEFDFMPTNEYSIKFSLWKMREFILTNKAYGIVKLEESELHEVLYPLVGDGTIVKLVLGGVVWEIYQI